The following are encoded together in the Clostridium sp. BJN0013 genome:
- a CDS encoding NusG domain II-containing protein, translating to MKKGDKIAALIIIILLVISTAGVLIYKNHTESSSRIALIKQDGKLIKTINLNTVKNSEEFIIKYKENDFNKIKVEKGRIRITDANCPDKICVKKGWISEPGENIVCLPHRLIISIDGKNSNYDTITR from the coding sequence ATGAAAAAAGGAGATAAGATTGCTGCATTAATTATAATTATACTGCTTGTTATAAGTACTGCAGGAGTTTTAATATACAAAAACCATACGGAAAGTTCCAGTAGGATTGCCCTGATAAAACAAGATGGCAAACTTATAAAGACTATCAATTTAAATACTGTTAAAAACAGTGAGGAATTTATTATAAAATATAAGGAGAATGATTTTAATAAAATAAAGGTGGAAAAAGGGAGGATTCGCATTACAGATGCAAATTGCCCTGATAAAATATGCGTAAAAAAAGGGTGGATATCGGAACCCGGGGAAAACATCGTATGCCTTCCCCACAGACTTATAATAAGTATAGATGGTAAAAATTCAAATTATGACACTATTACAAGGTAG